From one Lycium barbarum isolate Lr01 chromosome 6, ASM1917538v2, whole genome shotgun sequence genomic stretch:
- the LOC132645963 gene encoding uncharacterized protein LOC132645963 isoform X2, which produces MRQPLFSLKFAFFFSLSLAASYTATCTSYRILKLPVPKASCSDLLALLGPPQQALSVNSQEARQLQSCFKFLVPFSPASNRRSLSNGRRSISEENELIWWPPAPVMELARLAVDSGGDTASIQRTLDPTVIPVPDIEGSKEDRCELTRTPYGRLFINEEINSYLELLFEMIVARGPSVGLNVSLSRFDFFHGHVFLARDSGRLGILFHAKEYPAYDKEVFPCNMGYCQIGSNVSYDDSMNLRNILWLAPLASNSTKEWLAPDTLVEGLSNSQGRSVRCLIG; this is translated from the exons ATGAGGCAACCATTATTCTCTTTAAAATTCGCCTTCTTCTTCTCTCTTTCACTCGCCGCTTCATACACTGCCACTTGCACTTCCTATCGCATACTCAAACTACCCGTACCCAAGGCCTCATGCTCCGATTTGCTTGCTCTGTTGGGCCCACCTCAACAAGCCTTATCTGTAAACTCTCAAGAGGCGCGCCAACTCCAATCTTGCTTCAAATTCCTCGTCCCTTTTTCTCCGGCTTCAAATAGACGATCGTTGAGTAATGGAAGAAGGAGTATAAGTGAAGAGAATGAGCTTATTTGGTGGCCCCCGGCCCCCGTGATGGAGCTCGCTCGGCTTGCCGTTGATTCTGGTGGTGATACTGCCTCTATTCAAAGGACTCTTGATCCAACTGTCATACCT GTTCCTGACATTGAAGGATCAAAGGAAGACAGATGTGAACTTACTAGAACTCCTTATGGGAGACTTTTTATTAATGAG GAGATAAATTCATACCTTGAACTTTTGTTTGAAATGATTGTTGCTCGGGGACCTAGTGTAGGGCTGAATGTATCATTGTCGCGCTTTGACTTCTTTCATGGTCATGTCTTTCTTGCGAGAGACTCTGGAAGGCTTGGGATTTT GTTCCATGCTAAGGAGTATCCAGCATATGATAAGGAAGTCTTCCCTTGCAACATGGGCTACTGCCAAATAG GATCTAACGTCTCTTATGATGATTCAATGAATTTGCGAAATATATTGTGGCTAGCTCCATTAGCTAGCAACTCCACAAAAGAATGGTTAGCACCAG ACACGTTGGTGGAGGGTCTTTCTAACTCCCAGGGGAGATCAGTGAGGTGTCTTATCGGATAA
- the LOC132645961 gene encoding uncharacterized protein LOC132645961 encodes MVSGRWMETGADVWKDRARSLQLRLRDRLRVAVDHHCRRQMISDGYFSSTLERWIQRFRDFRRDALPSSSTFYRKKVSKDIDPEADSVLTRMLQAVAVPVLGNVCHVFMHGLNRVQIYGAEKLHEALANRMENKPLITVSNHVAAMDDPLVIAALLPPSVMLDAQNLRWTLCATDRCFRNPVTSAFFKHVKVLPVSRGDGIYQKGMDMAISKLNRGGWVHIFPEGSRSRDGGKTMGSMKRGIGRLVLDADNVPIVVPFVHTGMQDIMPVGAKLPRIGKMVTVLVGDPIEFDDLLAAEEKDNMSRGKLYDAVSTRIGDRLQMLKAQVDRLAVQEAQSQHYNDRVGERAAGIVQHVDWEALGMDNYMSIEEDHVPPPMQEPSIEQPLVEKQVEENNQDRYFRLGFSGESGIVSRIRGYMGSTELMLFSARCLVTNSRVKENFEDIQEIAPLKAWNSLWMPLYESQVGNREMLI; translated from the exons ATGGTATCAGGGAGATGGATGGAAACAGGAGCGGATGTGTGGAAAGATAGGGCACGATCGTTGCAACTTCGTCTCAGAGACCGACTTAGAGTAGCCGTTGATCATCATTGTCGCCGTCAGATGATATCTGATGGTTACTTCTCATCTACCCTTGAAAGATGGATCCAACGGTTCAGGGATTTCCGTAGAGATGCTCTGCCTTCTTCTTCCACTTTCTATCGTAAAAAAG TCAGCAAGGATATTGATCCAGAAGCAGATTCAGTCCTGACTCGCATGCTGCAGGCTGTGGCCGTTCCTGTGCTTGGAAATGTTTGTCATGTGTTTATGCATGGCCTCAATCGTGTTCAG ATATATGGTGCAGAAAAATTACATGAGGCGCTGGCAAATCGAATGGAAAATAAACCTCTTATTACA GTGAGCAATCATGTTGCTGCTATGGATGACCCACTAGTTATTGCTGCATTACTTCCTCCCAGCGTTATGTTGGATGCGCAAAATTTGAGATGGACACTTTGTGCAACTGATCGATGTTTCCGCAATCCAGTGACATCTGCCTTCTTCAAACATGTCAAAGTTCTTCCAGTGTCGCGTGGGGACGGTATTTATCAGAAG GGGATGGACATGGCTATTTCAAAATTGAACCGTGGTGGATGGGTACACATATTTCCAGAAGGTAGTCGCTCTCGAGATGGTGGCAAAACAATGGGTTCTATGAAAAGAGGCATCGGAAG ATTGGTCCTGGATGCTGACAATGTGCCAATAGTCGTCCCGTTTGTGCATACTGGAATGCAGGACATCATGCCTGTAGGAGCCAAGCTTCCCAGGATTGGAAAAATG GTGACCGTTCTTGTTGGTGATCCGATCGAGTTTGATGACTTGCTTGCTGCGGAAGAGAAGGATAATATGTCAAGAGGAAAATTATATGATGCCGTGTCAACAAGAATTGGTGATCGATTACAGATGCTTAAGGCCCAGGTTGACAGATTAGCTGTCCAGGAAGCACAATCACAACACTACAATGACCGTGTTGGTGAACGAGCTGCTGGGATTGTGCAGCATGTTGACTGGGAAGCTCTCGGCATGGACAATTACATGAGCATTGAGGAGGATCATGTCCCTCCTCCAATGCAAGAACCTAGTATTGAGCAGCCATTAGTTGAGAAGCAGGTGGAAGAAAATAATCAGGATAGGTACTTTAGGTTGGGCTTCTCTGGGGAAAGTGGAATTGTGTCGAGGATCAGAGGTTACATGGGTTCTACAGAATTAATGCTATTTTCTGCTAGATGTTTAGTTACTAATAGTAGGGTAAAAGAAAATTTTGAGGACATTCAAGAGATTGCTCCATTGAAAGCTTGGAACAGCCTTTGGATGCCGTTGTATGAGAGTCAGGTTGGTAACCGGGAGATGTTAATTTAA
- the LOC132645964 gene encoding F-actin-capping protein subunit alpha gives MLEEDEDLVESETQLTDDQKIEIAKWFLLNAPAGEIQYVAKDVRAILKDENVYKKAAEESFPSYNKSHLICLELPNRSGDVLITPFCEVDKDEYLDPRTAQVAIVDHVKQVCKDVRPARDEELPSAFVEEYRSAMDAEIMKYVSEAYPKGVCSVYCTEGKDVEEPGFDFELVVVISAVRHSPQNFCNGSWRSIWNIEFKDEIQSVEVRGKMQVGAHYFEEGNVQLDAKHECKDTTLIQSPDDSAISLVNIIRHHETEYLASLQTSYLKLPDTTFKDLRRKLPVTRTLFPWHNTAQFSLTRDIEKELGIGK, from the exons atgttagAAGAAGACGAAGATTTAGTGGAATCAGAAACTCAACTAACCGATGACCAGAAAATAGAAATTGCCAAATGGTTCCTTCTAAATGCCCCTGCCGGCGAAATTCAGTATGTCGCCAAAG ACGTTAGAGCTATTTTGAAGGACGAGAATGTATATAAGAAAGCAGCTGAGGAATCATTTCCCTCGTATAACAAATCTCACTTGATTTGTCTCGAATTGCCTAACAGAAGTGGCGAT GTACTGATTACGCCATTTTGTGAGGTTGATAAGGATGAGTATCTTGATCCCCGAACTGCCCAGGTTGCCATAGTTGACCATGTCAAGCAA GTTTGTAAAGACGTTAGGCCAGCAAGAGATGAAGAGCTTCCATCTGCTTTCGTGGAAGAGTATAG GTCTGCCATGGATGCAGAAATTATGAAGTATGTGAGTGAAGCATATCCAAAAGGTGTCTGTTCAGTTTACTGTACCGAGGGAAAGGATGTGGAAGAGCCAGGATTCGACTTTGAACTTGTTGTGGTGATTTCAGCTGTTAGGCATAGTCCTCAGAATTTCTG CAATGGAAGCTGGCGATCAATATGGAATATTGAATTTAAGGATGAAATTCAATCCGTAGAAGTGAGAGGGAAAATGCAG GTTGGCGCCCACTACTTTGAAGAGGGAAACGTGCAGCTAGATGCAAAACATGAATGTAAGGATACAACGTTAATTCAG TCCCCAGATGATTCTGCAATTTCCTTGGTCAACATTATTCGTCACCATGAGACCGAGTATCTGGCTTCTCTTCAG ACATCTTACTTGAAATTGCCTGATACCACTTTCAAG GACTTGCGGAGGAAGCTTCCCGTTACCCGTACATTGTTCCCATGGCACAACACCGCTCAATTTAGCCTTACAAGAGACATCGAAAAGGAACTTGGAATTGGAAAATAG
- the LOC132645963 gene encoding uncharacterized protein LOC132645963 isoform X1, giving the protein MRQPLFSLKFAFFFSLSLAASYTATCTSYRILKLPVPKASCSDLLALLGPPQQALSVNSQEARQLQSCFKFLVPFSPASNRRSLSNGRRSISEENELIWWPPAPVMELARLAVDSGGDTASIQRTLDPTVIPVPDIEGSKEDRCELTRTPYGRLFINEEINSYLELLFEMIVARGPSVGLNVSLSRFDFFHGHVFLARDSGRLGILFHAKEYPAYDKEVFPCNMGYCQIGSNVSYDDSMNLRNILWLAPLASNSTKEWLAPGVLVVLDAHPTGIIYKDLIPEYVHIARTLYEDDFGDVAFDVNYLNTGGETPKFQIFIC; this is encoded by the exons ATGAGGCAACCATTATTCTCTTTAAAATTCGCCTTCTTCTTCTCTCTTTCACTCGCCGCTTCATACACTGCCACTTGCACTTCCTATCGCATACTCAAACTACCCGTACCCAAGGCCTCATGCTCCGATTTGCTTGCTCTGTTGGGCCCACCTCAACAAGCCTTATCTGTAAACTCTCAAGAGGCGCGCCAACTCCAATCTTGCTTCAAATTCCTCGTCCCTTTTTCTCCGGCTTCAAATAGACGATCGTTGAGTAATGGAAGAAGGAGTATAAGTGAAGAGAATGAGCTTATTTGGTGGCCCCCGGCCCCCGTGATGGAGCTCGCTCGGCTTGCCGTTGATTCTGGTGGTGATACTGCCTCTATTCAAAGGACTCTTGATCCAACTGTCATACCT GTTCCTGACATTGAAGGATCAAAGGAAGACAGATGTGAACTTACTAGAACTCCTTATGGGAGACTTTTTATTAATGAG GAGATAAATTCATACCTTGAACTTTTGTTTGAAATGATTGTTGCTCGGGGACCTAGTGTAGGGCTGAATGTATCATTGTCGCGCTTTGACTTCTTTCATGGTCATGTCTTTCTTGCGAGAGACTCTGGAAGGCTTGGGATTTT GTTCCATGCTAAGGAGTATCCAGCATATGATAAGGAAGTCTTCCCTTGCAACATGGGCTACTGCCAAATAG GATCTAACGTCTCTTATGATGATTCAATGAATTTGCGAAATATATTGTGGCTAGCTCCATTAGCTAGCAACTCCACAAAAGAATGGTTAGCACCAG GAGTCCTAGTTGTCTTGGATGCACATCCAACTGGAATCATATACAAGGACCTCATACCCGAGTATGTTCACATTGCCAGGACCCTCTATGAAG ATGATTTTGGGGACGTTGCTTTTGACGTTAACTACCTAAACACAGGAGGTGAAACACCCAAGTTCCAAATTTTCATTTGCTAA
- the LOC132645967 gene encoding probable U6 snRNA-associated Sm-like protein LSm4, producing MLPLSLLKTAQGHPMLVELKNGETYNGHLVNCDTWMNIHLREVICTSKDGDRFWRMPECYIRGNTIKYLRVPDEVIDKVQEETKSRQDRKPPGVGGRGRGRGGRDEGAAGRQAKGIGRGMEDGGAKGRGKGGPGAKSGGKGGGRGRG from the exons ATG CTTCCCCTTTCTTTGCTCAAGACTGCACAGGGGCATCCCATG TTGGTGGAGCTAAAAAATGGAGAGACTTATAATGGTCATTTGGTGAATTGTGATACTTGGATGAATATCCATCTTCGTGAAGTTATCTGTACGTCAAAG GATGGAGATAGATTTTGGAGAATGCCTGAATGTTATATTCGTGGCAATACCATCAAGTATCTTAGAGTTCCTGACGAG GTGATTGATAAAGTCCAAGAAGAAACAAAAAGCCGTCAAG ATCGAAAACCACCCGGTGTAGGTGGGcgaggaagaggaagaggtggTAGGGATGAAGGTGCTGCTGGAAGACAGGCAAAAGGCATTGGGCGTGGAATGGAAGATGGGGGTGCCAAAGGCCGGGGCAAAGGAGGACCTGGTGCTAAGTCTGGTGGAAAAG GTGGAGGCCGTGGACGCGGCTAA